From one Mycobacterium colombiense CECT 3035 genomic stretch:
- a CDS encoding GGDEF domain-containing protein translates to MRRLWTWWDQPDRYEWITTFLRQRGMLRPARTAVAAVVGSSALVPLTVLPSQHRPSLVEIVTGGVAATFTLGLTVLLLTRWPTRRQSQAGALIGALGVGGWSLVQPTGAIAALACTAMAIPAGYIAFFHGSRLLPFNAAITVAVTAAAVVRLARETNMATAASAFWVNAFLNVSVPLGILMMSRAMETYVQRSEEDPLTGLLNRRAFTAAVSHRLASPPSSDTHLAVVMVDLDNFKRINDTYGHSAGDEVLRAVAELLRAHTPPDAMICRAGGEEFLVALTSTTSDVSDLAAQICAELARQAPKITASVGTASAELELLAGPDVGWLVDELIRIADTAMYSAKRGGGNQAQHGVRA, encoded by the coding sequence ATGCGACGGCTGTGGACCTGGTGGGATCAGCCCGACCGGTATGAGTGGATCACGACCTTCCTTCGTCAACGCGGAATGCTGCGCCCCGCGCGTACGGCCGTGGCCGCCGTGGTCGGTTCGTCGGCGTTGGTGCCGCTGACCGTGCTGCCGAGTCAACATCGGCCCAGCCTCGTCGAAATCGTCACCGGCGGCGTTGCCGCCACGTTCACCCTCGGGCTGACCGTGTTGTTGTTGACGCGCTGGCCCACGCGCCGGCAATCACAAGCCGGCGCCCTGATCGGCGCGCTCGGCGTCGGAGGCTGGAGCCTCGTGCAACCCACCGGTGCCATCGCCGCCCTGGCCTGCACCGCCATGGCGATCCCCGCCGGCTACATCGCCTTCTTTCACGGCTCCAGGCTCCTGCCGTTCAACGCGGCGATAACCGTCGCCGTCACCGCCGCCGCGGTGGTGCGGCTCGCTCGGGAAACCAACATGGCCACGGCGGCCTCCGCGTTCTGGGTCAACGCCTTCCTCAATGTGTCAGTGCCGCTGGGCATTTTGATGATGTCGCGCGCGATGGAGACGTATGTTCAGCGGTCCGAGGAGGACCCGCTCACCGGCCTGCTGAATCGACGAGCGTTTACCGCGGCTGTCAGCCATCGGCTGGCGAGCCCGCCATCGTCGGACACTCACCTGGCGGTGGTGATGGTCGATCTCGACAACTTCAAACGCATCAACGACACCTACGGTCATTCGGCCGGTGACGAAGTCCTGCGAGCGGTGGCCGAGCTGCTGCGCGCCCACACACCGCCCGATGCGATGATCTGCCGCGCCGGCGGCGAGGAGTTTCTGGTCGCGCTGACCTCGACGACCTCGGATGTGAGTGATCTGGCCGCGCAGATTTGCGCCGAACTCGCCCGGCAAGCTCCGAAGATAACGGCCAGCGTCGGCACCGCCAGCGCCGAATTGGAGCTACTCGCCGGGCCCGACGTCGGCTGGCTGGTCGACGAGCTCATCAGGATCGCCGACACCGCGATGTACTCCGCAAAACGCGGCGGCGGAAACCAGGCCCAGCACGGGGTGCGGGCATGA
- a CDS encoding methyltransferase domain-containing protein — translation MVAYDRIGATYRSTRRPDPRIASQVHAALTTMDTVVNVGAGSGSYEPAQTVVAVEPSMVMIAQRPAESAPCVQAVAEAIPLRDKCVDAAMALLTVHHWSDVAAGIRQLRRVARRRIVVLTWDQSVIQNFWLLREYLPDAARINEELHVPLARLVELLGGAHVQTVPVPHDCTDGFGAAYWRRPHAYLDPTVRAGISMLAYARPGSLAEGLGRLAADLRSGQWQQRHPELLDQHELDAGYRLLVSDDG, via the coding sequence ATGGTCGCCTACGACCGGATCGGCGCCACCTATCGCAGTACCCGCCGACCCGACCCGCGGATCGCCTCCCAGGTGCACGCCGCGCTCACCACGATGGACACCGTCGTCAACGTCGGGGCCGGCAGCGGATCCTACGAACCGGCCCAGACCGTCGTCGCCGTCGAGCCCAGCATGGTGATGATCGCCCAGCGGCCCGCGGAATCGGCGCCGTGCGTGCAGGCGGTGGCGGAGGCGATTCCGTTGCGCGACAAGTGTGTTGACGCCGCGATGGCCCTGTTGACCGTCCATCACTGGAGTGACGTCGCCGCTGGAATCCGCCAATTGCGCCGCGTCGCGCGTCGCCGGATAGTCGTTCTGACGTGGGACCAATCGGTGATTCAGAACTTCTGGCTGTTGCGTGAATATCTGCCCGATGCCGCTCGGATCAACGAAGAGCTTCACGTTCCGCTCGCGCGGCTTGTGGAGTTGCTCGGAGGGGCGCACGTGCAGACCGTGCCCGTTCCGCACGACTGCACCGACGGATTCGGCGCCGCCTACTGGCGCCGGCCCCATGCGTATCTTGATCCCACGGTCCGCGCCGGCATTTCGATGCTGGCGTATGCGCGGCCAGGCTCCTTGGCCGAGGGCCTGGGCCGCCTCGCGGCCGACCTGCGCTCCGGACAGTGGCAGCAACGACATCCGGAGTTGCTTGATCAACATGAGCTCGACGCCGGCTACCGCCTGCTGGTCAGCGACGACGGGTGA
- a CDS encoding phenolic acid decarboxylase has product MTSVTNPIPPQDLSGIVGHRFIYTYANGWQYEMYVKNVTTIDYRIHSGHVGGRWVKGQQVNLVQLDDDSFKISWTEPTGTCVAVNVLPGKRRIHGVIFFPQWIRMHGEHTVCFQNDHLDEMRAYRDRGPTYPIYEVPEFAYITLFEYVGTDDETVIDTGPEHLPQGWSNRTN; this is encoded by the coding sequence TTGACCAGCGTCACGAATCCGATCCCACCGCAAGACCTTTCGGGGATTGTCGGACATCGTTTCATCTATACCTACGCCAACGGATGGCAGTACGAGATGTACGTCAAGAACGTCACCACCATCGACTACCGCATCCACTCCGGGCACGTCGGAGGCCGCTGGGTCAAAGGCCAGCAGGTCAACCTCGTCCAACTCGACGACGACAGCTTCAAAATCTCCTGGACCGAACCCACCGGCACCTGCGTGGCGGTCAACGTCCTGCCCGGTAAACGCCGCATCCACGGCGTCATCTTCTTCCCGCAGTGGATCCGCATGCACGGCGAACACACCGTCTGCTTCCAGAACGACCACCTGGACGAGATGCGGGCCTACCGTGACCGGGGCCCGACCTACCCCATCTACGAAGTCCCCGAATTCGCCTACATCACCCTGTTCGAATACGTCGGAACGGACGACGAGACCGTCATCGACACCGGTCCCGAACACCTCCCGCAGGGCTGGTCGAACCGCACCAACTAG
- a CDS encoding acyl-CoA dehydrogenase family protein, with product MDFRDSPDEAAFRERLRTWLAAHAKEFSGAGDEYWVRMADWHRALYDNGFFGLSWPREWGGQDLAPVYDVIVDEELVRAGAPPRPSVGYLVYGIGAHASDELRKRFLPGIISGTERWCQGFSEPGAGSDLASLTTTARLEGDTYVVNGHKIWTSYSDVADRCLLLARTDPEAKRHRGLSAFVLDMKQPGVQQRPLQMINGVTNEFGQVFFDDATVPADRMVGAPGDGWAVAMTVVGHEREPSTLGYAARYGKLVRELLSRNDGEVPEELAWAAVQSDMLTHHVRRRLSEQLDGVSHGSEGSLDKLLMTWVEQSVGHAALAVAGTRDPEMLSAYLYSRAQSVMGGTSQIQKNIIASRILGL from the coding sequence TTGGACTTTCGTGACTCACCCGATGAGGCCGCCTTCCGGGAGCGGCTGCGCACCTGGCTCGCCGCACACGCCAAGGAGTTCTCGGGCGCGGGCGACGAGTACTGGGTGCGCATGGCCGACTGGCACCGTGCTTTGTACGACAACGGCTTTTTCGGCCTGTCCTGGCCACGCGAGTGGGGCGGCCAGGACCTGGCGCCGGTCTACGACGTCATCGTCGACGAAGAACTGGTTCGGGCCGGTGCGCCACCGCGCCCCAGCGTCGGCTATCTGGTGTACGGGATCGGCGCCCACGCCAGCGACGAGCTTCGAAAGCGCTTCCTGCCCGGCATCATCAGCGGCACCGAGCGCTGGTGCCAGGGCTTCAGCGAACCGGGCGCCGGCTCGGATCTGGCATCGCTGACCACCACCGCTCGCCTCGAGGGTGACACCTATGTGGTGAACGGGCACAAGATCTGGACCAGCTATTCCGATGTGGCGGACCGGTGTCTGCTGCTGGCGCGCACCGACCCCGAGGCCAAGCGCCACCGCGGCCTGTCCGCTTTCGTTCTGGACATGAAACAACCTGGCGTGCAACAGCGCCCGCTGCAGATGATCAACGGGGTCACCAACGAATTCGGTCAGGTGTTCTTCGATGATGCGACGGTGCCGGCGGACCGGATGGTCGGCGCTCCCGGCGACGGCTGGGCCGTGGCCATGACGGTCGTTGGGCACGAACGCGAGCCCTCCACGCTCGGCTATGCGGCCCGCTACGGCAAGCTGGTCCGAGAGCTGTTGTCGCGCAACGACGGTGAAGTGCCCGAAGAGCTGGCGTGGGCCGCGGTTCAGTCGGATATGCTGACCCATCACGTCCGCCGGCGGCTCTCCGAACAGCTCGACGGGGTATCACACGGCTCGGAAGGCTCGCTGGACAAGCTGCTGATGACGTGGGTAGAACAATCCGTCGGGCATGCGGCCCTTGCCGTCGCGGGGACCCGCGATCCCGAAATGCTGAGCGCCTACCTGTACAGCCGGGCGCAGAGCGTCATGGGTGGGACATCGCAGATACAAAAGAACATCATCGCTTCACGGATCCTGGGATTGTAG
- a CDS encoding sensor histidine kinase → MAVTGDVELERVRTVHQLRSYRIGSVLRIGVVGLMVAAMVIGTRRSEWPQQSVLIVLYALVALCALGLAFAPFRRWIGMGRLVAIGRWEPFVFTVIDIVALTVFQLLSTDGVYPLLIMAMLPVLLGLDVSSRRAAVVLIFSMLGFAIAVLQDPVMLSEVKLPEAGFRFLLYAFLCCAAFLVVRIEERHTRSVAGLSALREELLAQTMNASDEAARRISEFIHDGPLQDILAVRQELVELGSALDGDERVDRALAGLQMASERLRQATFELHPAVLEQVGLGAAVQQLAELTAQRSGIDITTDIEYATRSDIDPVMFGVVRELLSNVVQHAGARSAAVMLGITDHTCVLHVVDDGVGFGQETVARRLGEGHIGLASHRARVEAAGGALMFLDVPVGTHVCVEVPLKS, encoded by the coding sequence GTGGCGGTCACCGGCGACGTAGAACTGGAGCGGGTGCGCACGGTTCACCAGTTGCGCTCGTACCGCATCGGCTCGGTGCTGCGGATCGGTGTGGTCGGCCTGATGGTCGCGGCCATGGTCATCGGCACCCGCCGATCGGAGTGGCCGCAGCAAAGCGTGCTGATCGTCCTGTACGCGCTGGTCGCGCTCTGCGCGCTGGGATTGGCTTTCGCTCCGTTCCGCCGATGGATCGGAATGGGCCGACTGGTGGCCATCGGCCGGTGGGAGCCGTTTGTCTTCACCGTCATCGACATCGTCGCGCTGACCGTCTTCCAGCTGTTGTCCACCGACGGGGTGTATCCGCTGCTGATCATGGCGATGCTGCCCGTCCTGTTGGGGCTTGACGTCTCCTCGCGCCGGGCGGCGGTGGTGCTGATCTTCTCCATGCTCGGATTCGCGATTGCCGTGCTGCAAGATCCGGTGATGTTGAGTGAGGTCAAGTTGCCGGAGGCGGGATTTCGGTTCCTGCTCTATGCATTCCTTTGTTGCGCAGCCTTCTTGGTGGTGCGCATCGAGGAGCGTCACACCCGCTCGGTGGCCGGATTGAGCGCCCTGCGAGAGGAATTACTTGCCCAGACGATGAACGCGTCGGACGAGGCGGCGCGTCGGATCTCGGAATTCATCCACGACGGACCGCTGCAGGACATCCTGGCGGTGCGCCAAGAGCTCGTCGAATTGGGATCGGCGCTCGATGGCGACGAGCGCGTCGACCGGGCGTTGGCCGGCCTGCAGATGGCCTCGGAACGCTTGCGGCAGGCCACTTTTGAGCTGCATCCTGCGGTGCTCGAGCAGGTGGGACTGGGCGCCGCGGTGCAGCAGCTCGCGGAGCTCACCGCACAGCGGTCCGGCATCGACATCACCACCGACATCGAGTATGCGACGCGCAGCGACATCGACCCCGTCATGTTCGGCGTCGTGCGCGAGTTGCTGTCCAACGTCGTGCAGCATGCCGGGGCCCGCAGCGCGGCGGTGATGCTCGGGATCACCGACCACACTTGCGTTTTGCATGTGGTCGACGACGGTGTGGGATTCGGCCAGGAGACGGTGGCACGCCGCCTGGGCGAGGGCCACATAGGTCTGGCGTCGCATCGCGCCCGGGTGGAGGCCGCCGGGGGAGCCCTGATGTTTCTCGACGTCCCGGTGGGCACCCACGTGTGCGTCGAAGTGCCGTTGAAGAGCTAG
- the meaB gene encoding methylmalonyl Co-A mutase-associated GTPase MeaB: MIIADLIARARNGSPRAAGRLLSLVEGDQRDEVLATIGPAPQGVGPVVGITGPPGAGKSTTVAALVAAYRERGCRVAVLAVDPSSPFSGGALLGDRIRMAAHINDSDVLIRSVATRGHLGGLAAAVPAAIRLLGAIGYDVVLLETVGVGQSEIEIAAVADPTVVILNPGAGDAVQAAKAGVLEVADIVAVNKADRDGAEQTVRDLRAETSAPIVSLIAARGEGIDDLMAAIEEHRRTDTRARRLARARAQILSLAQTRLRTQPALDRLAEAVVDGEQDPYTAADHLITPASPRTD; the protein is encoded by the coding sequence ATGATCATCGCTGACCTGATTGCCCGCGCGCGCAATGGATCTCCGCGCGCGGCCGGTCGGCTGCTCAGCCTGGTCGAGGGCGACCAGCGCGACGAGGTCCTGGCGACTATCGGTCCCGCGCCGCAGGGTGTGGGGCCGGTCGTCGGCATCACCGGACCGCCGGGCGCCGGAAAGTCGACGACGGTCGCCGCGCTGGTCGCCGCCTACCGTGAGCGCGGCTGCCGGGTGGCGGTGCTGGCGGTAGACCCGTCGTCCCCGTTCAGTGGCGGCGCCTTGTTGGGCGACCGGATTCGAATGGCCGCGCACATCAACGACTCCGACGTGCTCATCCGGTCGGTGGCCACCCGCGGGCATCTGGGCGGCCTGGCCGCCGCGGTGCCGGCGGCGATCCGGCTGCTGGGCGCGATCGGCTACGACGTGGTCCTGCTGGAGACGGTGGGCGTGGGGCAGTCAGAAATCGAGATCGCCGCCGTCGCCGACCCGACCGTCGTCATCCTCAATCCCGGCGCGGGCGACGCCGTTCAGGCCGCCAAGGCGGGAGTGCTGGAAGTCGCCGACATCGTGGCGGTCAACAAGGCGGACCGGGACGGCGCCGAACAGACGGTTCGGGACCTGAGGGCCGAAACCAGCGCCCCCATCGTGTCGCTCATCGCCGCCCGCGGTGAGGGGATCGACGACCTGATGGCCGCGATCGAGGAGCACCGCCGCACCGACACACGCGCCCGTCGCCTGGCCCGCGCTCGGGCGCAGATTCTGTCGCTGGCGCAAACCCGGCTGCGGACCCAGCCCGCTCTCGACCGGCTCGCCGAGGCGGTCGTCGACGGTGAGCAGGACCCGTACACCGCCGCCGATCACCTGATCACACCCGCGTCGCCCAGAACGGACTGA
- a CDS encoding enoyl-CoA hydratase/isomerase family protein, whose protein sequence is MYDMPSEIDVQADGALRIITLNRPDSLNSVNDNLHVGLARIWQRLTDDPTARAAVITGAGRAFSAGGDFTYLEELANDAELRAKTIRDGREIVLGMARCRIPVVAAVNGPAVGLGCSLVALSDIVYIAENAYLADPHVQVGLVAADGGPLTWPLHISLLLAKEFALTGTRISAQRAVELGLANHIADDPVAQAIASAKKILELPQQAVESTKRVLNIHLERAVLASLDYALSAESQSFVTEDFRANVAKFNAAKKN, encoded by the coding sequence GTGTACGACATGCCTAGCGAAATCGACGTTCAGGCCGATGGTGCCCTGCGCATCATCACGCTCAACCGCCCGGACTCGCTCAACTCGGTCAACGACAACCTGCACGTCGGCCTCGCGCGGATCTGGCAGCGACTCACCGACGATCCCACCGCACGTGCCGCGGTGATCACCGGTGCCGGCCGGGCGTTTTCGGCCGGTGGCGATTTCACGTATCTGGAGGAGCTCGCGAACGACGCCGAGCTGCGCGCCAAGACCATCCGGGACGGGCGCGAGATCGTGCTGGGCATGGCCCGCTGCCGAATTCCGGTGGTGGCGGCGGTCAACGGCCCCGCCGTGGGTCTGGGCTGCAGCCTGGTGGCGCTCAGTGACATCGTCTACATCGCCGAAAACGCCTACCTGGCCGACCCGCACGTGCAGGTGGGGCTGGTGGCCGCCGACGGTGGGCCGCTGACCTGGCCGCTGCACATCAGCCTGCTGCTGGCCAAGGAATTCGCCCTCACCGGCACCCGGATCAGCGCGCAGCGGGCCGTCGAACTCGGCTTGGCCAACCACATTGCGGACGATCCGGTTGCGCAGGCGATCGCCAGCGCCAAAAAGATCTTGGAGCTGCCCCAGCAGGCGGTGGAGAGCACCAAGCGGGTGCTCAACATCCATCTGGAGCGGGCCGTGCTCGCCAGCCTGGACTATGCGCTGTCGGCCGAGAGCCAGTCGTTCGTGACCGAGGACTTCCGGGCCAATGTCGCGAAATTCAACGCGGCCAAGAAGAATTGA
- a CDS encoding response regulator — translation MVDAATPEMVRVVVGDDHPLFREGVVRALVSSGSVSVVGEAEDGSAALELIKSHAPDVALLDYRMPGMDGAQVAAAVRTQGLATRVLLISAHDESAIVYQALQQGAAGFVLKDSTRSEIVRAVLDCAQGLDVVAPALVGGLAAEIRQRAEPSAPVLSAREREVLNRIARGQSIPAIAGELFVAPSTVKTHVQRLYEKLGVSDRAAAVAEAMRQGLLS, via the coding sequence ATGGTCGACGCGGCTACCCCCGAAATGGTGCGGGTGGTTGTCGGCGATGATCACCCACTTTTCCGCGAGGGCGTGGTGCGCGCCCTGGTGTCGAGCGGTTCGGTGAGCGTCGTCGGTGAGGCGGAAGACGGCTCTGCTGCACTGGAATTGATCAAGTCGCACGCGCCCGACGTCGCCCTGCTCGACTACCGGATGCCCGGGATGGACGGCGCCCAGGTGGCGGCGGCGGTCCGCACGCAGGGACTGGCCACCCGGGTGTTGCTGATCTCGGCGCATGACGAGTCGGCGATCGTGTACCAGGCGCTGCAGCAGGGTGCGGCCGGCTTCGTGCTGAAGGACTCGACGCGCAGCGAGATCGTCAGGGCCGTGCTCGACTGCGCGCAGGGTCTCGACGTGGTGGCGCCCGCGCTCGTCGGCGGTCTTGCCGCCGAGATCCGGCAGCGTGCCGAGCCGTCGGCGCCGGTGCTGAGTGCCCGGGAACGCGAGGTGCTCAACAGGATCGCCCGCGGTCAAAGCATCCCTGCGATCGCGGGTGAGCTCTTCGTGGCCCCGTCGACGGTGAAAACGCATGTGCAACGCCTCTACGAGAAGCTCGGCGTCAGCGATCGTGCGGCCGCCGTCGCCGAGGCAATGCGGCAGGGTCTGCTCAGCTAG
- a CDS encoding thiolase family protein: protein MSDAVIVSALRTPIGTARKGTLRDTSAFELAQHVVTEAARDLDPEQVDDVILGEGLYGGGVIARHAAITAGLSHVPGLANNRHCAAGQAAVQSAAASVRAGMDELIIAGGVNAASTSPRSRIQVDGEWVDWFPPTHPDRPDAPNMDMSITVGWNAAVNAGVSREEMDAWALRSHRNAIAAIDEGRFKEEIVPIETPHGLFSVDEHPRRDTTMGKLAALKPLHPEIEGFSITAGNACGANDGAAALVIASDRLGMPALATIRSWASVGVDPAITGLAPVEAIPKALKRAGLSTSDVDLFEINEAFAAMCVATVKLLELDPDRVNVSGSGCSLGHPVAATGARMLVTLVHELRRRGGGIGVAAMCAGGGMGSATVIEVPAP from the coding sequence GTGTCTGACGCCGTCATCGTGTCCGCCCTGCGCACCCCCATCGGCACCGCCCGCAAGGGCACACTGCGCGATACCAGTGCGTTCGAGCTGGCCCAGCACGTGGTGACCGAAGCGGCGAGGGATCTGGACCCCGAGCAGGTCGACGACGTGATCCTCGGGGAGGGCCTCTACGGCGGCGGCGTGATCGCCCGTCACGCGGCCATCACCGCCGGACTGTCCCATGTGCCCGGGTTGGCCAACAACCGACACTGCGCGGCCGGGCAGGCGGCGGTGCAGAGCGCGGCGGCCAGCGTGCGCGCCGGGATGGACGAGCTGATCATCGCCGGCGGCGTGAATGCGGCGTCGACGTCGCCGCGCTCCCGCATCCAGGTGGATGGCGAATGGGTCGACTGGTTTCCGCCCACCCACCCGGACCGGCCCGACGCGCCGAACATGGACATGTCGATCACCGTGGGCTGGAACGCCGCGGTCAACGCCGGCGTGAGCCGCGAGGAGATGGACGCCTGGGCACTGCGGTCACACCGCAACGCGATCGCCGCCATCGACGAAGGCCGCTTCAAGGAAGAGATCGTCCCGATCGAGACGCCGCACGGCCTGTTCTCGGTCGACGAGCACCCGCGCCGCGACACCACGATGGGGAAGCTGGCCGCGCTCAAGCCGCTGCATCCCGAGATCGAGGGCTTTTCGATCACCGCCGGCAACGCGTGCGGCGCGAACGACGGTGCGGCGGCACTGGTCATCGCCAGCGACCGGCTCGGCATGCCCGCGCTGGCCACGATCCGTTCCTGGGCATCGGTCGGCGTCGACCCGGCGATCACCGGCTTGGCGCCGGTGGAAGCGATACCGAAAGCCCTTAAGCGGGCCGGACTTTCGACGTCGGACGTCGATCTTTTCGAGATCAACGAAGCCTTCGCCGCGATGTGCGTGGCCACCGTCAAACTCCTCGAGCTCGACCCCGACAGGGTCAACGTCAGTGGCAGTGGCTGCTCGCTGGGCCACCCCGTCGCGGCGACCGGAGCCCGGATGCTGGTCACCCTGGTGCACGAATTGCGCCGTCGCGGCGGTGGCATCGGCGTCGCGGCGATGTGCGCGGGCGGTGGTATGGGTTCGGCGACCGTGATCGAGGTCCCGGCTCCATAA
- a CDS encoding proline iminopeptidase-family hydrolase: MQGMVAVPGGDVWFKRTGGGAGLPLLVIHGGPGLPHDYLRSLGRLATEREVIFWDQLGCGRSKCPPNRELWTMERSVAEVDAVVRALDLDRYHLFGNSWGGMLAQQYVLDTQPASPASLVISNSIASIPEFAKMVARLKSELGPATQAAIDRHEAAGSTHAPEYQAAIRTWNETYLCRARPWPRELEDAFRNMSAEVFETMFGPSDFHIVGTVRNWDVVDRLSEIAAPTLVLAGRYDECVPEHMWEMHQRIPGSRFELFEASAHMPFIEEPDKFDSVMRDFLRHHDS, from the coding sequence ATGCAGGGAATGGTCGCGGTCCCGGGCGGCGACGTGTGGTTCAAGCGGACCGGCGGCGGCGCGGGCCTTCCGCTGCTCGTCATTCACGGCGGTCCTGGGCTGCCGCACGACTACTTGCGGTCACTGGGGCGGTTGGCCACCGAGCGCGAGGTCATCTTCTGGGATCAGCTCGGTTGCGGACGCTCCAAATGCCCACCCAACCGCGAGCTTTGGACAATGGAGCGGTCGGTGGCCGAGGTGGACGCCGTGGTGCGAGCCTTGGATCTGGACCGCTACCACCTCTTCGGCAACTCCTGGGGCGGGATGCTGGCCCAACAGTATGTGCTCGACACGCAGCCCGCCAGCCCCGCGAGCCTGGTCATTTCCAACAGCATCGCGTCCATCCCGGAGTTCGCGAAGATGGTGGCGCGCTTGAAGTCCGAGCTGGGCCCCGCCACCCAGGCCGCCATCGACCGGCATGAGGCCGCCGGCAGCACGCACGCGCCCGAGTATCAGGCCGCCATCCGGACGTGGAACGAGACCTACCTGTGCCGGGCGCGCCCGTGGCCGCGTGAGCTCGAGGATGCGTTCCGCAACATGAGCGCCGAAGTCTTCGAGACCATGTTCGGCCCCAGCGACTTTCACATCGTGGGCACGGTCCGGAACTGGGATGTGGTCGACCGGCTCAGCGAAATCGCCGCGCCGACACTGGTGCTCGCGGGCCGGTACGACGAATGCGTGCCCGAACACATGTGGGAGATGCACCAACGCATACCGGGTTCACGGTTCGAACTGTTCGAGGCCAGCGCGCACATGCCGTTCATCGAGGAGCCGGACAAGTTCGACTCCGTGATGCGCGACTTCCTGCGCCACCACGATTCTTGA
- a CDS encoding thiamine pyrophosphate-dependent enzyme, translating to MTHTPQTSAALARDDGFELYRRMWVLRLLDMALEELRVDGLIDDSAHVEFGQEAVAIGTVAALRPGDLVNASTPQFRHAQQVGLALPLGPAIAETIGPKRRTGGAPADWKRSLANETALGQSTLFALGDANTLRMTGQGKVSLCVIGGRDTHSVEFTTAARIAVQWRLPVVFVVENIRGASKARRRAYESDAMPMFPVDGRDVVAVADSVAEAVRRAGAGDGPALVEAITYQTSHPAAVDPLVFARRQLVAAGGAGDHLNEVERGARHLVAEAMASAKALVRARQIPPVPESKPWSAAS from the coding sequence ATGACTCACACACCCCAGACTTCGGCAGCACTGGCCCGCGACGACGGGTTCGAGCTGTATCGCCGGATGTGGGTTCTGCGACTGCTCGACATGGCGCTGGAGGAGCTGCGCGTCGACGGTCTGATCGACGACAGCGCGCACGTGGAATTCGGGCAGGAGGCCGTGGCCATCGGGACGGTGGCGGCGCTGAGGCCGGGCGACCTGGTCAACGCCAGCACCCCCCAGTTCCGGCACGCTCAGCAGGTCGGCCTGGCCCTCCCGCTGGGCCCGGCCATCGCCGAAACGATCGGCCCGAAACGGCGCACCGGCGGTGCGCCCGCCGACTGGAAACGCTCACTGGCCAACGAGACGGCCCTGGGCCAATCCACTCTGTTCGCGCTGGGTGACGCCAATACCCTGCGGATGACCGGCCAGGGCAAGGTCAGTCTGTGCGTCATCGGTGGGCGCGACACACACTCCGTCGAGTTCACCACCGCCGCAAGGATCGCCGTGCAATGGCGGCTGCCGGTGGTGTTCGTCGTGGAAAACATCCGCGGCGCGTCCAAGGCCCGTCGGCGCGCGTACGAATCCGACGCGATGCCCATGTTTCCCGTCGACGGCAGGGACGTTGTGGCGGTGGCCGACTCGGTCGCCGAGGCCGTGCGCCGGGCCGGCGCCGGCGACGGCCCCGCCTTGGTCGAGGCGATCACCTACCAAACGAGTCACCCCGCGGCCGTCGACCCCCTGGTCTTCGCGCGCCGGCAACTGGTCGCCGCCGGCGGCGCCGGCGACCACCTCAACGAGGTGGAACGCGGGGCACGCCACCTGGTTGCCGAGGCCATGGCGTCCGCGAAAGCATTGGTGCGAGCGCGGCAGATTCCGCCCGTGCCGGAGTCGAAGCCGTGGTCGGCGGCTAGCTGA